The Allostreptomyces psammosilenae sequence CCGCCGTCGCCTACCTCGACGACGAGACGATGGTGCTCTCCGCGACGACCGCCTCCAAGAGCCCCAAGGAGCAGCTGGACTTCTTCCCGCTGACCGTGGACGTCGAGGAGCGGATGTACGCCGCCGGGCGCATCCCCGGCTCGTTCTTCCGGCGTGAGGGCCGCCCCTCCGAGGACGCCATCCTCACCTGCCGGCTCATCGACCGCCCGCTGCGCCCGTCCTTCACCAAGGGTCTGCGCAACGAGGTGCAGGTGGTCGCCACCATCATGGCGCTCCACCCCGACCACCTGTACGACGTGGTCGCGATCAACGCCGCCTCCGCCTCCACCCAGCTGGCCGGCCTGCCGTTCTCCGGCCCGATCGGCGGCGTCCGGGTCGCGCTGATCGACGGCCAGTGGGTGGCCTTCCCCACCCACTCCGAGCTGGAGCGCGCCGTCTTCGACATGGTCGTGGCCGGCCGGACGCTGCCGGACGGCGACGTGGCGATCATGATGGTGGAGGCCGAGGCCACCACCGGCACGGTCGAGCTGGTCGCCGGCGGCGCCACCGCCCCGACCGAGGAGGTCGTCGCCGAGGGCCTGGAGGCCTCCAAGCCCTTCATCAAGGTGCTGTGCAAGGCGCAGGCCGACCTCGCCGCCAGCGCGGCCAAGGAGACCCGCGAGTTCCCGATCTTCCTGGACTACCAGGACGACGTGCTCCAGGCGCTGACCGCCGCCGTCTCCGACGAGCTGGCCGCCGCCCTCACCATCGGCGCCAAGCAGGAGCGCGAGGCCGAGCTCGACCGGGTCAAGGCGCTCGCCGCGGAGAAGCTGCTCCCGCAGTTCGAGGGCCGCGAGAAGGAGATCTCCGGCGCCTACCGCGCGCTCACCAAGAAGCTGGTGCGCGAGCGGATCATCCGCGACCAGGTCCGCATCGACGGCCGCGGCGTCACCGACATCCGCACCCTGGCCGCCGAGGTCGAGGTCGTCCCCCGGGTGCACGGCTCGGCGCTGTTCGAGCGCGGTGAGACCCAGATCCTGGGCATCACCACCCTCAACATGCTCCGCATGGAGCAGCAGCTCGACACGCTCTCGCCCGAGACGCGCAAGCGCTACATGCACAACTACAACTTCCCGCCGTACTCCACCGGCGAGACCGGCCGGGTCGGCTCCCCCAAGCGCCGCGAGATCGGCCACGGCGCCCTCGCCGAGCGCGCCCTGCTGCCCGTCCTGCCCACCCGCGAGGAGTTCCCCTACGCGATCCGGCAGGTCTCCGAGGCGCTCGGCTCCAACGGCTCCACCTCGATGGGCTCGGTCTGCGCCTCCACCATGTCGCTGCTCAACGCCGGTGTGCCGCTGAAGGCCCCGGTCGCCGGCATCGCCATGGGCCTGATCTCCCAGGAGATCGACGGCCAGACGCACTACGTGACGCTGACCGACATCCTCGGTGCCGAGGACGCCTTCGGCGACATGGACTTCAAGGTCGCCGGCACCAAGGAGTTCGTCACCGCGCTGCAGCTCGACACCAAGCTCGACGGCATCCCGGCCTCCGTGCTGGCCGCCGCGCTGAAGCAGGCCCGGGAGGCCCGGCTGCACATCCTCGACGTGATGATGGAGGCCATCGACACGCCGGACGAGATGTCGCCGAACGCGCCGCGCATCATCACCGTCAAGATCCCGGTGGACAAGATCGGCGAGGTCATCGGCCCCAAGGGCAAGATGATCAACCAGATCCAGGAGGACACCGGCGCCGAGATCACGATCGAGGACGACGGCACCATCTACATCGGTGCCACGGACGGCCCCTCCGCGGAGGCCGCCCGCACCACGATCAACCAGATCGCCAACCCGACGATGCCCGAGGTCGGCGAGCGCTACCTGGGCACCGTCGTCAAGACGACCACCTTCGGCGCCTTCGTCTCCCTGCTCCCGGGCAAGGACGGCCTGCTGCACATCTCGCAGCTGCGCAAGCTCTCCGGCGGCAAGCGCGTGGAGAACGTCGAGGACGTCGTCAAGGTCGGCGACAAGGTCCAGGTCGAGATCGCCGAGATCGACCAGCGCGGCAAGCTGTCGCTCGTTCCGGTCACCGAGGACGAGGACGGCGCCGAGCAGTGAGCGAGGCAACCGGAGCAGCGGCGTCCGGCGCGGCGGCCCGTCCCCTGAACGGGGGGCGGGCCGCCGCCGGCCTCGGTGGCGCCGACGTCCCCGCCGTCGAGGTGGCCCCCGGCGTGCTGCGCAGCGTCCTCCCGGGAGGGCTGCGGGTCGTCACCCAGGCCGCCCACGACCTGCGTTCGGCCACCTTCGGCATCTGGGCCCGGGTCGGCTCGCGCGACGAGACCGCCGAGCTGAACGGTGCCACCCACTACCTGGAACACCTGCTGTTCAAGGGCACCGAGCGGCGCACCGCCCTGGACATCTCCGCCGCCGTCGACGCCGTCGGCGGGGAGATGAACGCCTTCACGGCGAAGGAGTACACCTGCTACTACGCGCGGGTGCTCGACGCCGACCTGCCGCTGGCCGTGGACGTCGTCTGCGACATGCTCACCTCCTCCCTGATCCGCGCCGAGGACCTCGACGCCGAGCGCGGCGTGATCCTGGAGGAGATCGCGATGACCGAGGACGACCCGGGCGACCTGGTCCACGACGTCTTCGCGGAGGCCGTCTTCGGCCCCACGGCACTCGGCCGCCCGGTGCTCGGCACCGAGGAGACCGTCGAGGCCCTCGACCGCGACCGGGTGGCGGAGTTCTACCGGCACTGGTACCGGCCGGAGAACCTGGTGGTCGCCGCCGCCGGCCGACTGGACCACCAGACGGTCGTCGCCGCCGTGCACGAAGCCTTCTCCCGCGCCGGCGCCCTCCCGGACAGCCCCGCCGACAGCCCGACCCCGCACATCCAGCCGGCTGACCCGGCCACCGGGCCGCACGCGGTCCGTCCCGCGGAGCCGGCCCATCCGGTGCGCCACGGGGCGTTCCAGGTGGTGCGGCGGGACACCGAGCAGGCGCACCTGGTGCTGGGCGTGCCCGGCCTCAGCCGGACCGACGACCGCCGCTGGGCGCTCGGCGTGCTCAACGCCGTCCTCGGCGGGGGGATGAGCTCCCGGCTGTTCCAGGAGGTCCGGGAGAAGCGCGGGCTGGCCTACTCGGTGTACTCCTTCACCTCCTCCTACGCCGACGCCGGCCTGTTCGGCGTCTACGCCGGCTGCCAGCCGGCCCGGGCCGCCGAGGTGCTGCGGATCTGCCGCGACGAGCTGCGGGCCGTCGCCGAGAAGGGCATCTCGGCGGAGGAGCTGCGCCGGGGCATCGGCCAGATCAGCGGCTCCACCGTGCTCGGCCTGGAGGACACCGGCGCGCTGATGAGCCGGATCGGCAAGAGCGAGCTGTGCTGGGGCAGCCACCTGACCGTCGACGAGGTGCTGGACAACATCGCCAGGGTCACCCCCGAGGAGGTCCACGCGATCGCCGCCGAGCTGCTCGCGGGCCCGCTGTCGCTCGCCGCGATCGGGCCGTTCGACGACGCGACCGAGGAGGGCCTGCGCGCCGTCCTCGGCTGACCCACGCCCGCCGCCGGCGGTGCCGCTGCCTCGACGGGCCGGCGCCGCCGGCGGCCGGCACGTCGAGGCGCCGCCCCGTCCGGGCGCGCGCCGGGCGGGGCCCGTACGATCCGCGTGGCCCCGCGGGGGCCACGCCCCGGACCACCACGCACCACCACGCACCACCACGCACCACCCGAGGAGACGAAGAGATGACCGCGTTGCGCGTCGCCGTGCTGGGCGCCAAGGGCCGGATGGGCAGCGAGGCGTGCAGGGCCGTCGCGGCGGCCGAGGACATGGAGCTGGTCGCGGCGCTGGGACGCGGTGACGACCTGGGCGCGCTGAGCGAGGCGGGCGCCGAGGTCGTCGTCGACCTGACCCGGCCCGACGCCGTCATGGAGAACCTGCGCTACGCCGTCACCCACGGCATGCACGCCGTCGTCGGCACCACCGGCTTCACCCCCGAACGCCTCCGGACGGTGCGTGACTGGCTGGCCGACGCGCCCTCCACGGGCGTGCTGATCGCCCCCAACTTCGGCCTGGGCGCGGTCCTCACCATGAAGTTCGGGCAGATCGCGGCCCGGTTCTTCGAGTCGGTGGAGATCGTCGAACTGCACCACCCGGACAAGCTCGACGCGCCCAGCGGCACCGCGGTGCGGACCGCGCAGCTGATCGCCGAGGCCCGCCGCGCGGCCGGGCTGCCGCCCGCGCCGGACGCCACCGCCTCCGCGCTCCCGGGCGCGCGCGGTGCGGACGTGGAGGGCGTGCCGGTGCACGCCGTGCGGCTGCGCGGCCTGGTGGCGCACGAGGAGGTGCTGTTCGGCGGGACGGGCGAGATGCTCACCATCCGGCACGACTCCTTCGACCGGGTCTCCTTCATGCCGGGGGTGCTGCTCGGGATCCGGCGGGTCGCCGGGCATCCTGGGCTGACCGTGGGGCTGGAGCACTTCCTCGACCTCGACTGAGGGCGAGGCCGCCCGTGGGGGCCGCGAGGGCCCGCGCGGGGCGACCGGCGGCGGACAACCGACGAGGGAAGGGACGGGAACGCGGTGAGGGGTAAGGGCGTCTTCCTGGTGCTGGCCGCCGTGCTGGTGTTCTACTTCGCGCTGGTCGGCAGCCGCGGGGTGATGCTGCTGCGGCACGGCACCCCGGTCACGGTGCTGCTCGGCGTGGCGGTGCTGGTGATGCCCGGCATCGGCGTCTGGTTCCTGTGGAAGACCTACCGCTTCGGGCAGCGCAGCGAGGCGCTGGTGCGCGAGCTGGCGGCGGAGGGCGGCCTGCCCTCGGACGACCTGCCGCGCACCCCCAGCGGCCGGGTGGAGCGGGCGGTGGCCGAGCGGATCTTCCTGGAGCGCAAGGCGGAGACCGAGGCGGCCCCGCAGGACTGGCGGACCTGGTTCCGCCTCGCCGTGGCCTACCGGGACGCCGGTGACACCCCCCGGGCCCGGCACGCCATGCAGCGCGCGATCCGGCTGCACGACGCGGCCGGCGCCGCCGGTGCCCCGGCGGGCGAGCGCGGCGGCCCGGACGCCGCGGGCCGCACGCGCGACGGCCGGGCCGCCTGACCTCCGCCCGGTCCTGCCGGACGGGCGGAGGCCGGGCGACCCGGCCGTGGCCGGGGCCGCTCGCGCGCCACTCCCCGGGAGTCCCGTCGGCGCCGCCGCGGCGGGCCGGGTTCCCGGTCGGCGGCACGCCTAGGGGGCGTGCCCGAGGCCGGCGGCGGCGCGCTCGCAGAGCACGTCCGCCGCGTCGGCGAAGGCGTCCGCCCGGCGCAGGAAGTCGGCCCCCTGGTCGGTCAGCACCGTGATGGTGCGGCGGCCGGAGCGGTGCACCAGGACGAGCGCCTGCCCGCGCACCCGGCGCGGCAGGCCCAGCAGCGGGACGGAGGCGTCCTCGACCCGCACGTCCACCAGGTCGGTCCAGCGCACGGTGGTGGTGCGCAGCAGGGCGACGCTGCGGACGCCCGCGCGGGACACCCAGACGCCGACCCGGAGCAGCCGCAGCCCGGCGGCCAGCAGCAGCACGGCCAGCACCAGCGGCAGGACCGGGCCGCTGCCCACCATGCCCAGCGTGAATCCGGCCACCAGCAGGTAGGAGGCCAGCACGCCGAGGAACGCCGCGCCGCCGACCCGCCAGGGGCCGGGGGCGTAGGGGCGGTTCCACTGGTCGTGCAGGAGGGTGCGCTGGGGCGCGGGGGGAAGGAGGGAAACCACGGAGTGAGTCACCACTTCTACGTCGGTCGGTCGCTCGATCGCCACTCCCGGACCAAGACATATGTGATCATCCGGCCGGTAGGATGATCACCCTAGCGCTCCGTCGACTCCTCGCGCGGAGCGGGCAGCACGGCCTCCGCGTCCGCGTAGCGCAGCTGGCGGATGCGCCGCCCGCCCATCCGGCTCACCTGCTCGTCGCCGGTGGGCCGCAGACCGTGCCGCCGGTAGAAGTGGCGGGCCCGGGTGTTCTCCTCCAGAACCCACAGGGTGCACACGTCCCGCCCGTCCCGCGCCATCAGCTCCCGGGCGGTCCGCAGCAGGTCGTCGCCGACGCCGCTGCCCCACACCGCGGGCACCGTCTGCAGGGACAGCACCTCGCCGATCCGCTCGGCCGGCAGCGGCAGCCTGGCCGACGGCGCCGTGGGCCGCGGCACGCCGGCGACCACCAGGCCCACCAGCCGGCCGTCCAGCTCCGCCACCAGCCGGTGCCGGCCCGGATGGCCGGTGCGGAACTC is a genomic window containing:
- a CDS encoding polyribonucleotide nucleotidyltransferase, which gives rise to MDTTESVYTTEAVIDNGSFGSRTIRFETGRLARQAAGSAVAYLDDETMVLSATTASKSPKEQLDFFPLTVDVEERMYAAGRIPGSFFRREGRPSEDAILTCRLIDRPLRPSFTKGLRNEVQVVATIMALHPDHLYDVVAINAASASTQLAGLPFSGPIGGVRVALIDGQWVAFPTHSELERAVFDMVVAGRTLPDGDVAIMMVEAEATTGTVELVAGGATAPTEEVVAEGLEASKPFIKVLCKAQADLAASAAKETREFPIFLDYQDDVLQALTAAVSDELAAALTIGAKQEREAELDRVKALAAEKLLPQFEGREKEISGAYRALTKKLVRERIIRDQVRIDGRGVTDIRTLAAEVEVVPRVHGSALFERGETQILGITTLNMLRMEQQLDTLSPETRKRYMHNYNFPPYSTGETGRVGSPKRREIGHGALAERALLPVLPTREEFPYAIRQVSEALGSNGSTSMGSVCASTMSLLNAGVPLKAPVAGIAMGLISQEIDGQTHYVTLTDILGAEDAFGDMDFKVAGTKEFVTALQLDTKLDGIPASVLAAALKQAREARLHILDVMMEAIDTPDEMSPNAPRIITVKIPVDKIGEVIGPKGKMINQIQEDTGAEITIEDDGTIYIGATDGPSAEAARTTINQIANPTMPEVGERYLGTVVKTTTFGAFVSLLPGKDGLLHISQLRKLSGGKRVENVEDVVKVGDKVQVEIAEIDQRGKLSLVPVTEDEDGAEQ
- a CDS encoding M16 family metallopeptidase, yielding MSEATGAAASGAAARPLNGGRAAAGLGGADVPAVEVAPGVLRSVLPGGLRVVTQAAHDLRSATFGIWARVGSRDETAELNGATHYLEHLLFKGTERRTALDISAAVDAVGGEMNAFTAKEYTCYYARVLDADLPLAVDVVCDMLTSSLIRAEDLDAERGVILEEIAMTEDDPGDLVHDVFAEAVFGPTALGRPVLGTEETVEALDRDRVAEFYRHWYRPENLVVAAAGRLDHQTVVAAVHEAFSRAGALPDSPADSPTPHIQPADPATGPHAVRPAEPAHPVRHGAFQVVRRDTEQAHLVLGVPGLSRTDDRRWALGVLNAVLGGGMSSRLFQEVREKRGLAYSVYSFTSSYADAGLFGVYAGCQPARAAEVLRICRDELRAVAEKGISAEELRRGIGQISGSTVLGLEDTGALMSRIGKSELCWGSHLTVDEVLDNIARVTPEEVHAIAAELLAGPLSLAAIGPFDDATEEGLRAVLG
- the dapB gene encoding 4-hydroxy-tetrahydrodipicolinate reductase — encoded protein: MTALRVAVLGAKGRMGSEACRAVAAAEDMELVAALGRGDDLGALSEAGAEVVVDLTRPDAVMENLRYAVTHGMHAVVGTTGFTPERLRTVRDWLADAPSTGVLIAPNFGLGAVLTMKFGQIAARFFESVEIVELHHPDKLDAPSGTAVRTAQLIAEARRAAGLPPAPDATASALPGARGADVEGVPVHAVRLRGLVAHEEVLFGGTGEMLTIRHDSFDRVSFMPGVLLGIRRVAGHPGLTVGLEHFLDLD
- a CDS encoding tetratricopeptide repeat protein — protein: MRGKGVFLVLAAVLVFYFALVGSRGVMLLRHGTPVTVLLGVAVLVMPGIGVWFLWKTYRFGQRSEALVRELAAEGGLPSDDLPRTPSGRVERAVAERIFLERKAETEAAPQDWRTWFRLAVAYRDAGDTPRARHAMQRAIRLHDAAGAAGAPAGERGGPDAAGRTRDGRAA
- a CDS encoding GNAT family N-acetyltransferase; this encodes METIHRQPGGPTVAGGGQRVPCATATDQPAAAGPWERRAHTVRPMVEADVEQALHVRHDAWRGAYGGILPPAYLDAVIPDEESLARAVREFRTGHPGRHRLVAELDGRLVGLVVAGVPRPTAPSARLPLPAERIGEVLSLQTVPAVWGSGVGDDLLRTARELMARDGRDVCTLWVLEENTRARHFYRRHGLRPTGDEQVSRMGGRRIRQLRYADAEAVLPAPREESTER